Part of the Chanos chanos chromosome 5, fChaCha1.1, whole genome shotgun sequence genome, TGTCAGTAGTCGCTATTTTAGTCTTGGGTGTGGTGTACCAACTGAATTTAGGCTATTCAGGTAAGAGTGTGGAGTCCTGACTCAAAAAAATTACTTTGTGAATATAACAAGACAACAGTTCCACGGCTAAATATGATTGTATTTTAGCACACAGTCATCATATACATGATATAGAATCATATCAATCGGCGTAACACTTTTACTTCAAACAAAAATAGTATATTTATCAGGTCTAAACTGGCAGGTCAAGGACTTAGCAGCAGAGTTGTGAAAGGATTAGGTCATCCTCCACGTTAATGAAACCTAGAGAATTCCGGTAATCTGAACAAATTCATTTCCACTTCAAAATGTTCAAGAGGAAAAGTAGtctactgttcacacactgaggGGTATTGTAAGTCAAACCAAAGTATTCAGAGTTGTCCAGCTGAATTTGTAAAAGCTCCTCCATGCATCTGTCAATTGCTCAACGTTTGAATGAAAGATTAGTAAGATCGCTACTCGAGCCAGTATAACAGTGATTGTTTAAAACCGACGCTGTTATCTTAGAAGGCGGGTGTCAACAGTATTGTCTGTATGACGGCATTTCCCATCATTACAGTTAAGCTTTCCTAACAACTCAATTAGCACAGCGACTCAGCCTACTATGCTTATCCAGTGCGGAGATTTATAAATCTTTACTAATCGCTAAATTTGCTTCTTCGTATAGTTCCCTTTGTCCGTTAATTGTAGCTGTGCAAGCTGGGTATCATGAATTTGACGAGTGGTTAAAACGTAAGTTCGCCACAtggtaaaatatgaaattattaGGTATGAATTTGAATAAACCAACAAGCTAATTCCATTCTGTAGCTCGCTAAACTAGCTTCTGTTTCACCACCGGAGCAGATTTAGTGTGACACAAAGtagacataaataaacacaccatGCCTGGAGATATGTCGTTACGTAAAAAAGATCTTGGCACATGTGggtgttatttatttaaaacactcaAATATTATCTGATATTGTTACATGCGTTGTGAAAAGGGTGCTCTGCATTTTCCTTACCATGGCTCTGACAACTCCTCGGCCACCTACCGTCCCAATCACAAGTGCTCGTTTGAGCAACCACATTATCAGGGCAAAGCAACGGCAGAGACTAACCCCACAAAGACCCGCCCCCAGTCCTTTAGGCCtatcaaatatatttttacCGATTTAATACAGTTTTCAATCGCACAACTAAGAAGCTCATGCAGTATGTAATTGTATAAGTGTATGGATTTGTCATTAGCATTTAATTGAATCTTCCATTTGATTTTCCAGCGTTTTCAAtcttagatttttttaaacagttactGGCAAAAATCTAGACATCTTAGGGTCCTAATGGATCCGACAAACGCGATGAGCAAAGAGATTTTCCGGAAGTGTGCCTGGAGATGTACTAGAAAGTGAGGGTTGCAGTTGAATTtaattatttagttatttaaagTAAGGTTTTGAAAGCTATTATGGATGACGAAGAGGAGACTTACCGACTGTGGAAAATTCGGAAAACGATTATGCAGGTAGGTAGCAGTTGTTCAGGATACTGACCATCTCGCTTCTTACTGTATCCAGCTGTGCCGCAGTGTAACGTTCCTTTGAACTTTTTAGCTTTGCCATGACCGAGGCTTTTTGGTGACACAAGATGAGTTGGATCAAACTTTGGATGAGTTTAAAAGTCAGTTTGGGGATAAGCCTAGTGAGGGTCGCCCACGACGGACCGACCTCACCGTGCTTGTAGCCCACAACGACGACCCAACAGACCAAATGTTTGTCTTCTTTCCCGGTACGTATGTTGAATGATAGACAACCACCTCACTCAAAACAGTAAGCAGTGTGATTGGTACTGAAAACGTAATCAGTTAACAGTGAAGGGACCATTACAGAAAGAGAGTTAAAGTGTTTGTCAGATAAAGTTTAGCACAGTAGTACAAGATATACACGTGAAGACCTTTCTCCCCCCTAGAAacattgtcttttgtttgttttatagaggaagcaaaAGTTGGcatcaaaaccatcaaaatGTACTGCCAGCGTATGCAGGAGGAGAACATCACACGCGCCATCATTGTAGTACAGATGGGCATGACGCCATCCGCGAAACAGGTGAGATACATAACTTTATATAATCACAAAAGACGAAGATATTACAGAAATGACCTCTTTTTCTTCAAACTTAAGAATGATTTGGgtttttatttcagtctctGGTTGACATGGCCCCTAAATATATCCTTGAACAGTTTCTTCAGCAAGAACTTCTAATAAACATCACAGAGCATGAGGTGAGAGAATTCACCTGGTCTGTTGTGTAACATACTTTCGGTAAAATCGTAGGTACTTGAATATCCTGCTTGGAGCAGTTTGAGTGACAGAACTGTAACATGTGATGTCCTGTGTCTTTGCAGCTGGTACCTGAACACATAGTGATGACCAAGGAGGAAGTGACAGAGCTTCTTGCGCGATAGTATCCTTACTGATGCATATTTGTTGTACTGTTTAACGATGGATTGAAGCACCGGTTAGCTGTCAAAAAATGCGCAGTAGTGTGAAATTTTTAGCTGTGATTGTTCTGTGCACTGAAAGTGAACATTAGCAGTTTACGTCTGTGACGGGCACTAGGTCCCTTGATAAAAACCATTGGTTTATCGTAGAGTATACCTGAAAACTGATTCCAGGTCATGTTTCAGTCCCGTCCTTTAGATTTGCGTGTGCTTTAACAGTGTCACTGACCGAATATTGTGTCCTGAACCATGCTTAGTAAACTGAAAGAAAGCCAGTTACCCAGAATCCAGGCTGGAGACCCAGTGGCTCGCTATTTTGGTCTGAAAAGAGCACAGGTAAGCGTGATGGCCTCCCATAAAagaaaccaaattaaaaaaaaaaaacaacttttcagTTCTTTTATTCAGATTATTTTTCAGGATGTCATTTTAGACAGGAGGTGTTTGTGAAAGTGTCTCAAGATGCACTTTCATAGTCTCTGTTCTCCCACTGATAGGTAGTGAAGATCATTAGGCCAAGTGAAACTGCTGGAAGATACATAACATACAGACTTGTCCAGTGATGAAGTGGAGGTAAGTAATCAGAAGCAGCATCTTTACACGCTTTGACGTCACGAAAATTTTGTTACTTTCACATTGCATTTCGGTATTTCTCTGGGGAATCATTTGGATGTATGTGAAACACAGTATGTGTACATgtcaatctttttttgtttttgttttattttattttttgtgatcATGTTATGGTATTAATTTAGGCTGTTCTTACATTGATTAAACACAAATTTAATTTTCAAATATTGCTGTATCTCTAGACATGACAGAAATGAACAGGAGTTGACCAAATACTTTCTGTGATTGTAGGCTGTCTGCTGATgctccagaacattctggaagatGTACTAGTGTCACCACCATTTCACAGAGATTTGGATTAAGTATTACAGAAATAGCAAACAATTTTTTATCAGGAGTATTTTATCAGGAGCAGAAGCAAAAGGTTTCTTTTATAAAGTTTGGAAGAGTAcattgtctgattttttttgtgtgtttttgttgttcactATGGTTTCTTTGTATAAGTGTGATCCTAaacattaaatgtatttttaaaatttttgacAGCTGTTTTTATCCTCATCTGTGTGGTTTGATATGTGGAATACATCCGTTACATGTGAGTACTTCATGCACTTACAAGTGCTCTGATTTTTCTAAAACTGAAAGTTGTACTCAAACTAACATACTCATTTACACCAAACACAGGCAAATGTTAGGAATGACTGCTTTTAATAATGAAGACAGATAGGTATGAAATACAGTGGTATgcacttatttttattttagaacAAGATAATTTAAGGCAATATAGTTTTTCCAGAGTAACTTTACTGTTGCATTGTAACTTGTGAGATTTTACATTTCTATGAGCTGagacagaggtcaaacacaAACCCCTGAGACTTATTTTCTGATACTGATCCTGACAGTGACGTGTTGTTAAACTGTGAAGTTATACAAAATGGCTTTACAGTTTTTGCCACTTTAAATCCCTGTGAGTGGACAGAGGCTTCACTTCACACATCATTGCCATTTAGAGTTTGTATTTGAAATCAGGACTACATGGAGAACTCCAtggtttttttaaacaattatcATTCATTTAGAATATTCGTGCATGACCAAAGTTGTGTGGTCTGTTACGGTCTTCATTCAGAATGTATGTATAAACTTTCATCTGAGCTGCACATGTTAGGCAGTGGAAATTACGTGTTCATCTCATTAAAGTTCTCTCAGACAACTTTAGGGCTAGCCAGTGTGAGCTTAACTGTGTCATCACCACTATGTAGGCtatgcaaatgaataaaaattctttatagcaacaacaaaaataacaacagctTTTCAATATTGAGTCTATGGTGATAAGAAAAACATAGCAAAAGGAATATATTGAAGTCAATGCGTTTgttttaaaaccaaaaacattgcAGTACAAAACTGCGAGTGTATTATAAAGATAATTAAAAGCTGTCTTTGGACAATACCCACAAGAcaattcaaaatacaaaaacagtttgtctgCATATTCAGAACAGCAGAATGGTCACTAATTACAAAAGCACACTGACCCGCAGTAGTGCTGTGACTATGCATGTTACAGATAAAACCTAGAACAGACAGCCTTTAAGTGCACAGAACAATTTCTCTTTGCATACACATTACAAAGTGCAACAATATTCAGCTAGgttcacccaaacacacagaaaagtaaACATAAAGATATCATAACTATGAAAGCCCAACATATTCTGACAAGTACTGTCGAACTCCAAACAGGAACTTTATAACATTGTTATGTCTTTACACTACTTTCAAGTACACCCAGAACATTATCTGTGCTTTGCATGAGACTTTGGCAACAGATGGAAGATTCCAGATTAAACCCATACAACACAGTTGTCTGAAGTGCATGCATATATTTTAGAGAGGAGAGACCTAGTATTTAACTTATTGTTGTAGAGAACTGAAAATGATTATAATTATCTGTTTTCTTCATTGAAATATATGAAATCACAGGTAATTTCCAGGGAATCAGTAAAGATGTTTTCTCAcctttttgtattttcacatCATCACAAATGATCTGTATAGCTTGAGTTGTTTTAACTATATCAGTACAAAGTATTCTTAGAAGCCAATATTTGGGTTCTCAGGAATCATCTTAAACCATCCCAAAAAATCAGGATTCAACaaattaaattgttttaaaagaaacaccTGAACCAATAGTTAATGTTTCATATAGCTGTCATTATTGTGATCATTTTCACCTGTGCACcattttaatatatgtataaataaattctacaaaatacaacaaacagttCAGTAGAGAGGTCGCTATTACATATCCAGTGTTATGAAAACACTCAGCTAAAATAGAGATGATTACTGTACATATACTGAAGTtaacccatttttttttattcagtcaaGTTCGCAAGCCATTCTGTCAATCACCACGTGTGTGAATGACACTGAATTGACTCgcccattcattttttttacgaaaagagaaaaaataaaaaactagCACTGATCGTTTAGCGCTAAGTTTCTGGTATTTCAACGGGCTGTTTTTCatagtaattattattattattattacactgATGTAATAGAGACGGGGccctgtgcttttctttttccagttgAGCAACTGATGTTCCAGTTCTGCTCTGATCTATTACTGTAAATAATATGAACTTTAACATAGAAATCTGATAGACGCTGTTATTCCCCCTCACCCTTCAGACTGACATACTGGCCTGTTCTCTACTGTTCAGAGACTTGTTCTGCCTGTGTTGTCTCTGTATCTGCGCCAGTAGGCTGAGCTGGGGTTGTCTCTGTGTCGGTAGGATGAGCTGGGGTGGTCTCTGCGTTGGTAGGCTGTGTAGTAGTGGTCTCCGTGCTGGCAGGCTGTTCAGGAATGGTCTCTGGCACAGCTGTGCTCAGGTCCAGACTGATCCGAGGACTCAGCTGTTCTTCTTCTATGCTGGTCTCACTTCCTTGACTGATCAGAAGGGGGCGCTCTCGACCACCCTTCCCCGTGTCTTCTAATTCTGAATCAGAATCCAGGGAGCGCTCTCGAGAACCAGATGAACCCAGAGAGAGAcctgaagtggaaaaaaaaaacaaacaaacaaaaagttagTGCCGAAGAGAACATCTAATAAACACaatatcagtaaataaataaattcattaaaaaattaattCAGTACAATATCTGGACGTTAATTCGATACAATATCTTGTATGTGGACATGActtatgtattttgtatttattaatgATGTTATCTGTAATAGGACATGGGAAtataatgtattcatttcttACCACAGTCGTCTGCTCTACTCTGTTCCTCATCTCCGTCCTGACACCCGTTCATTCCACCTCTGCCACCATTTTCACCACAGGCCTACAGGAGAGAGTGTATCACTAACCACCTCAAAAAGGCAAGAGATGTAAAATATTCTAACATAAAAGCtggtttctcctcttcttcatcactcTTATTCGCCATACATTTCCAAATATAGCCTTAACTTTAATATTTAACTGTGCTCGAAGatgcatacaaaaaaaaaaccctacacaaGATGTGGGCCCGTTCTTCTTCACCTTTTTGTCCGTTTCCCTCTTACCTGATTAAGGTTCTGGGAGGTGAATGAGGAAGATGAGACAGGCCTGGAGCCACTGGTATCATTTGAGTAGAAAATTTCGTCCTGGAAAACAATAAACGCCTCTACGATGCGAGCCTGATGGGGGTAATCCACCAGGGAGGACAGAGACACGGTGGCGCCCGTCGGTTTGGGTCTCATTAACGTGGGTCCAAACACAATTCCCAAATTACTTGGACTCATCTTATTGTCCtgctcacactcagacactctgggagaaagaaagggaccgagagagagagagagagtgaggaggtgaAGTTCAAGTGAAAGCAATTTGTGAGACACAAAGCGAGATGGATTTTTGAACGCTGAACATAATTCGAAATCTGACACTAAATATTTGACTAAAGCAGTCCTATGCAGACCAATTACCATGAAACTACTTTGATCTTTAGCTGCAACGCCATTACATTCACGACCGCAGCATTGGTCTCAGATGGTACTGACCTTCTCAGATGTCGTATGATGTATCTGAGCGTGGCAATGTTGGACTGAGGCAGCTCCCGTAACAGCTCCCTCAGTTTCTGCACCAGGACAAGGACCTCTGGCTCTGTCTGTGGCCCCAGGTCCACCAGCTCTGgtcctctgcctccctcccctccctcactGTTCTCGCCCTGCATGCTCTCCTTGGCCAGCCCCATCAAATCGTTATACATGCGGAAGGGCATGATGGGCTCTGGCAGCTGTAGACagagaaggtcagagagagagagagacacagatagtGAATCTTGATCATAGTGTCACAGCACTGTATAGGTGTCTAAATGCTCGAGCAGGATGTGgatgcagttaaaaaaaaaagctgattgaAGGGACACTGAGATATTCTGACAAACCAAAAGACAATCGAGATAAATGTTCTCGATTTAATATAGATGAAGTGAAGTCATTTACTTGTTGAATGTGATTATTTTATGTAACAGAGGTAAAATCATTTGCCTCTCTTAGGAAGGTTGTCAAAGATCGAATCACCTAGCTCTCTGAGGTGGAGTTGTGTACTTGTCTGAGATGTAGGTCTTTACCTGTCTGAGGTAGAGTTTGAGCACGTTGCTGATGTCGTGAGGTGAAGCATGAGAGAGCTCCACCAGCTCCTTTCCGTTTTCAAAGGCCTGGCACAACTTCTCTACCCGTGTCTTCACTCCGTTCACACGGTAAATtccctacagaaacacacattcacctcaCATCAGCGAGCAGGCAACGGAGACGAAGAGTCAGgacggagagagggaatgagagagagcgaaagaacaaaaaaaaaaaaaaaagaaaagaaacaaagtccACTCATTCATTAGCTCTTGTcattcctctcactctctctttcattccctttcttttccacaCCTTCATTTTCAGAGCTCTCCTCTCAATCTCCTGGATGCACTTTTTGATGATAAAGGGCACATCCCCCGCATTGCCCTGCAGAGCGTGAGTGAAGTCCCGGCCGAAGAGCTGCAGACGACCCTGTAGTTTTTTATGGCCACACTGAATGGCCAGAGACTCCAAACACTTCTTATGGCAGGCCaaaaaacactgtaataaaACCATATGAGCCACAAGCATATTAACTCTCCCTGCCTCCCAACACAGACATTTTAACTTATGCaacacacagtgtaaatggaCAAGAAAATGAAACTCTCTCTATATAGAGAGAGACTCTCACCTCCTCACACTCTGCTCCTTGGAAATACACATAGCTGTCACACTCGCGACATTTGGATGGAGCGCGGAGTTTGCGCAGGCGATGCGTCTTAGCTGCCTTGGACAGTCCTACGTTTCTAAAGGGTCCAGTAGTTGCCACTGTCTGTGGTTCAATGCCATTCATACCTACAGGGCAGCTCAGTTCATTAAGAGGTgtaacaaacacgcacaaaaatattcattcaaCACAACAAGTCAACAGAAACAGATTGCGAAACACAATTCAACATGAAACTCACTCTGTTCAAAAGAGGTCATGttcccatctctctcatctAAGTCCTCATTGGATGATAAGGTACCAGCTGACATGGGCCTTGGAGGTTTTGTGATGTCCCCTGAAACAAAGAAGACAATAATTCAGATTATTCAACAAGAGAGAGCCTGATTCTCTGTATCTCACATTAACTAGACTAAAGACCTTCCTGCACTGGACATTAGGCCTCACAGCATCTTCCAAGAATATATCAAGCCATTCCAACTACATAATCATTACATTGCAACGTGATTCTGGAATCAACTGTGAAACCTCCACTCTCCACTCAAAGACTTACGGTCAGTAggtgatttgctttttttttttaacggggggatggcccaatggtcactgacactactctatagagtacatagggggatggcaggttaacaagggggatggcatccccccctCATCGTCCCACAAATCGCCTACCGGTTACGGTCAGACTTAATTCAGAATGAACTCAGTGACGTTAACTGAATCCACACTAAGATGTGTTTTGAACTGACTGTGTCAGTACCTGTGCTTGTGCTAGGGGTTCCCAGACCACTTCCTCCTCCCACGCTGTCTGTGTCACTCAGCGTCGCCGGCCAAGACTTATGAGCCTGGTGATCCCGGCCTGCGGccatcaaaacagaaatgtggtCGTGTTCACGTGTTGCCGTCGACAATTTTGACAGttataaaagagaaaatgtttgtccTTTCAATTAAGTTTTATGAGAATAATACAGCATATGTACATCGAATCGACCCTGACCTCTTCTCTGCTTAACCATGCCTCCTTCTTCATGGTCCGCCTCCCCAGAGCTGGGCGGAGTTTCCAAGCTGCTCTGACGGTGGTCGCTACTGAGGCTGTCATTACGAGTCCGTGTGGACTGCCTTATAGCGAGAGAAAAAGGATTCATCAATCATTCCTCATATATGATAACACTACATCCTGGTGTGTTCAAGAGTTTTGATGAAAAATAGTCCAGCCACATCTAAACTCAATCTCAAAGATCAATATTATCAAAACGTatcatggtaaaaaaaacaacaactgtggGATATGTGACAAGCATGAggcaaaagacacacaataaAACTGCAGGACTCAGTTAACTATATTCTTTATCCAGTAGAAGAGTTACAAAATACAACTTACACAAATGCTACAATAAGAATAAACAATGATAGCTGTATCGTGGTGTTTTGAAGTGTTGCTGAACTAGCAGATgctatattttaaaataaaaaactgctGTTTCTGTTAAGATTATCCCTCGCTTTGCTGTGAGAGTGGTTAAGTGAGATGGATGTGACTTACTGGTTGGTGGCAGTGTATGGCTCAAAGCAGTACTGTACAGTTGGCTCTGGGTTGAGTTGGAGGTTTTTAACATGAGCAGCGTATTGCTGGCCCGGGTCATAGAGTTTACAGCTCTCACACAGAGTCTGATAATGCACGGGCAAGACTGCTGTCTGGACATGCATGATCTGGTAATATGAGATAgtacactgagacagagagagagagagagagagagagggatgagagagagggatgagaaaaagaaagaaaatgagggtagaaaggaaaaaaataatacaattcCAGTTAGAGAAGCCATATGATTAAAGGTCTCGGTCTGTGATTGGTAACTACAGCCCTTCAATATGTCGTGTGCGGTTCTCCAAAAGTGAGCTATCAAGTTGGAAATAATAACATCGGCCTCTTTAAGAAACTAAGTCAACTAGCAAACAGAGCACCTGCCATCACATGCAGCTATTTAGCCCACATATTGGTTTCATATTTTTAGCAGGTTTGTTCTTGTTAGATCTGCAAAGAAGTGAAACCCTGACAGAGTGGTCCTCCACCAGCAAAGACACATCAGTGTGGAATAAAAGTGTTGTGTTTAATGCCTAAAGTGGTAAACTCCATTTTATAATGTGACCAGGCATCTGGTATCATGAGAATCCACCTCATTATTacatatgtctgtttgttttcatggtgTAATACACACACCAAAGCGTAATTGATATCAGTATAATGAGGAGCATGACTTTCTGGAAAAGAGCAGGGTTTTAGTGACCAGCCCAGGCTAGGCTGTGGTTGAGCGACCCGCCCAGGCTAGGCTGTGGTCGAGCGAACCGCCCAGGCTGGGTTGTGGTCAAGCCACCTGCCTAGGCTGGGTTGTGGTTGAGTGGTAAGGAAACTTACAGCACTGAGGGTCTGGTCACTCACTCTGATGACCTCCTGGATCTGTCTCAACACATTGACCTTCACATCCTCCAGCTCTTCCTGCTGAGTTATAGCATCGGCAATGCAGGTCCGATAGGTGGCCTCTGCCTCCTCTGACtaacatgacaaaaacacagggCTAAGGGACGTCAGTCACCAAGACAACGCACACTCCACGCAAACTCTATGTCACCTCGCTATCTTGAGTTTTACTCTAAATTCAATTACACTTCCATGAGAACTTGCACTAAAAGTATAGACCAGAAACATTCTAAGGTACAcatcccagaaaaaaaacaacaataaaaacaacaaaactcatAATGGCTCGACACAAATATGCATGTTTAACCACTTAGTGATTAAACAAGTCATGCTGGAAAagatcattttgaaatgattgcATTACACAATTCTCAGCGACATTCTGCGCACAGTAACGTAACGGCATGATGTTCATTATATGTTTGCAATCCTGGTTTCAAATTCTCAGCACAGATACTGCAGACTTTAGTCATTTCCTGTGTCAGTCAGCTGACCTTGTTGCGAGCTTCCTCCTCAAGACGTCTCTTCTTATCCAGAGCTTTGGTGGTGGAACTGCTTCCTGCCCCaccctgctcctcctccaccttATTGGCTACTGTCCGTGCCTTTTCATACTCCTCACAGCGAGCCATGTACTGCTGTTTGGCTCTGCGCAGGTTACTCTCCGCCTcggcctgacacacacacacacacacacacacacacacacacacgcgtgtgcacgtgcacaacgcacacaaacacacatacagacacagacacacacacacacactgaatcaccATCCATCAATGAAACCACACAGGCtgctgtatttttgtgtatCTATGTAAATCCTGTGATTAGAGCCATACCAGTTTTCTCCTGGCTCTCTGCCACTGTTCCTTTATCTCTCTGCGTTTCTTCTCATGCTCCTGCTTACGCTGCATCAACGGCTGAGAGAATGaacgacacatacacacgcacacgcaaacacacacaccagtatagTAAGCATCACGGTAGCATAAATAGACACCATTAATATACCTTAATTATAAGTGCTACACGGTcatggggacagagagagctcAGGATTATCACCTGTAAAaaggtgtgtaagtgtgcagaAGCAGTGGCTTGCTGCACTCCCAAACTTTGCTCCAAGTCCTGGTCCAGAGCCAGGGAGTATATGGAAACTAATGGCATATGAgactacgagagagagagagagagagagagagagagagagagaacaagagagaaagccAGATCATGAAGAGatacaaaacagtaaaaagtgTGCCTTAAATTTACAAACGTTAAAATTGAGCAAACAGGTGACTGAAAGGCATGCTCGAGAATCTGTATTATTCACCGAgaagtaacacagtaacacagcaaTCATCCCATGTCCATACCTGCGTGATACTCTGTTTGCAGGACTGGTACAGTTTCTGAAGGCCTTTTGCAAAGTCCATCTCTACAATCCAAAAGGGGACAGATTCATGGTgctgaacagtgactgtgtgacatTACTCATAGTTTCAGCTCCAAATAGCTGAATTTCATAAAGAAGTCTGATGGACAGTTTTAGAAGAGGGGTTTGGCACTAATGTCTGAGTGATGCATATATGatgatgtttattttgataCAGTACAGAGGTGTAGTGTTTACCGAGTGCGATTCTCTTTTCCACATAACCAGTGACATCCTTTATATACTTAGAGATGCTCTTAGCATAGGCTAGGGCAGACTCCACTCCTCCCTCACTCTTCTGCAAGATAATATCCACCTGCTCTGcactcatcactgacacatgcacacacaacacacacacacacacacacacacacacagatacaacacatAGAAAACatcagtacctctctctctctctaaatatatatatatatatatatgttaccCTTTAAATTGAAACAATAAATTATTTGTGTATACAGAGAAAACTGCTTTAGACAGCACCTAAAgggagagacaaggagagagggaaagagagagagagagggagagaaaccatttcttttttctttcatctctgagCAGACGGTTACTCACCGCTGTCTTGATGGTCACTTCTGACAGCTCCATCTGTTCCCTGCCCTGATGAGGCCCCATGCAGGTTCTCCAtagac contains:
- the LOC115811174 gene encoding DNA-directed RNA polymerases I, II, and III subunit RPABC1-like, coding for MDDEEETYRLWKIRKTIMQLCHDRGFLVTQDELDQTLDEFKSQFGDKPSEGRPRRTDLTVLVAHNDDPTDQMFVFFPEEAKVGIKTIKMYCQRMQEENITRAIIVVQMGMTPSAKQSLVDMAPKYILEQFLQQELLINITEHELVPEHIVMTKEEVTELLARYKLKESQLPRIQAGDPVARYFGLKRAQVVKIIRPSETAGRYITYRLVQ
- the arhgap45a gene encoding rho GTPase-activating protein 45, whose product is MFSRKRKESTKSPNSKKSQAGNTGPHSSSLAILQEQPHRDTTDGPSIVVPVESLSSSSPVNPSLLHAKLVGCPSPVATLKRPTALSRHASAAGFPFQSAGTWGFNKAHSRGASAHSPSVENAEGVAIEVEDIPALLRDVARFAEAVEKLKDVVLGEGKEGRRTLAHECLGEVLRILRQVISTYPLLNTVEILTAAGTLISKVKGFSYEGSSEVYKKDFEKAIETIAVAFSSNVSELLMGEVDSSTLLSLPPAEKSRSMENLHGASSGQGTDGAVRSDHQDSVMSAEQVDIILQKSEGGVESALAYAKSISKYIKDVTGYVEKRIALEMDFAKGLQKLYQSCKQSITQSHMPLVSIYSLALDQDLEQSLGVQQATASAHLHTFLQPLMQRKQEHEKKRREIKEQWQRARRKLAEAESNLRRAKQQYMARCEEYEKARTVANKVEEEQGGAGSSSTTKALDKKRRLEEEARNKSEEAEATYRTCIADAITQQEELEDVKVNVLRQIQEVIRVSDQTLSACTISYYQIMHVQTAVLPVHYQTLCESCKLYDPGQQYAAHVKNLQLNPEPTVQYCFEPYTATNQQSTRTRNDSLSSDHRQSSLETPPSSGEADHEEGGMVKQRRGRDHQAHKSWPATLSDTDSVGGGSGLGTPSTSTGDITKPPRPMSAGTLSSNEDLDERDGNMTSFEQSMNGIEPQTVATTGPFRNVGLSKAAKTHRLRKLRAPSKCRECDSYVYFQGAECEECFLACHKKCLESLAIQCGHKKLQGRLQLFGRDFTHALQGNAGDVPFIIKKCIQEIERRALKMKGIYRVNGVKTRVEKLCQAFENGKELVELSHASPHDISNVLKLYLRQLPEPIMPFRMYNDLMGLAKESMQGENSEGGEGGRGPELVDLGPQTEPEVLVLVQKLRELLRELPQSNIATLRYIIRHLRRVSECEQDNKMSPSNLGIVFGPTLMRPKPTGATVSLSSLVDYPHQARIVEAFIVFQDEIFYSNDTSGSRPVSSSSFTSQGRGGMNGCQDGDEEQSRADDCGLSLGSSGSRERSLDSDSELEDTGKGGRERPLLISQGSETSIEEEQLSPRISLDLSTAVPETIPEQPASTETTTTQPTNAETTPAHPTDTETTPAQPTGADTETTQAEQVSEQ